The following are encoded together in the Drosophila takahashii strain IR98-3 E-12201 chromosome X, DtakHiC1v2, whole genome shotgun sequence genome:
- the Cht6 gene encoding uncharacterized protein Cht6 isoform X2: MLPFRRGAAWQTLFLLCALAYCINEASSEGRVVCYYTNWSVYRPGTAKFNPQNINPYLCTHLVYAFGGFTKDNQMKPFDKYQDIEQGGYAKFTGLKTYNKQLKTMIAIGGWNEASSRFSPLVASNERRQQFIKNILKFLRQNHFDGIDLDWEYPAHREGGKSRDRDNYAQFVQELRAEFEREAEKTGRTRLLLTMAVPAGIEYIDKGYDVPKLNKYLDWFNVLTYDFHSSHEPSVNHHAPLYSLEEDSEYNYDAELNIDYSIKYYLKAGADRDKLVLGIPTYGRSYTLINEESTELGAPSEGPGEQGDATREKGYLAYYEICQTLKDDPEWTVVQPNANVMGPYAYRRNQWVGYDDEAIVRKKAEYVVAQGLGGIMFWAIDNDDFRGTCNGKPYPLIEAAKEAMVEALGLGINEVAKPSGPQKPSRSRSRDNASTRNRLNGKTEATPSSRRPSATRRPAISSTSTTHAPPPSTTFKLTEAEGSSLYIGGRASTTPPPPTTPDPGSDFKCEEEGFFQHPRDCKKYYWCLDSGPSGLGIVAHMFTCPSGLYFNPAADSCDFARNVPCKTKKSTTAAPAVSSTTPLTTTVRSNRVTAAPTARPVYPRTTSSTSTTSTTTTTTTTTPSSVDEDLEYEEDTDELSPSKSSDAEEDPQVIKELIDLIRKVGGVEQLEKHLLRNKDGSITLKENSASGAATTPSTISKSLYDRVLSRPGTLSSFTRNRFKISEATETSTEASSSLSSSSSGSSSGSSSGQYSKYSSVLRGNSRQGPQNEGIEKLAEFDGFLKERKQYVTINRHRSASQGDEEQEEDQQEEEENLAEVQTTTTRRPLSSVTPSYTSLRRTRPTTVAPPAEQQPQQQEEKEAVEQQTQTQVKSYATLSRTRGRTTAPPEVTEAAPSSTTNRYKYFERTRPTKSASATEDANDEPTEDQEEEEYEDEQKDIVTVQSKQSTNTRKYASIGRRTTTTTTATPETTTTTTAGTETAKASTTTTTNKNNNHYNSSNNNYNNVKLNNLIPTEENNTATPSTTAQSETTTTTTTNETTEPNESTSTTTITNNLHTITTTTTTPTPTPIVASTVPTTTTTTSNGISSDSLLATELSEASPTLPPSNPDIETTTPTTTTSTTTTESELATTTTPRTTTTTGNIELNDVNNNDVDEDSEVTKTKTQYKYATTNRRRITTTTTTTTNNNAEAANDASPTNGLSSLNSIRTNPGRRKPQSEQQTTQTTTTEPTISSPRPFGYPRRRTRPTSTVSTSTTTIPQTDNTDNNNNTDNNDNETGAVAQVVKKTRLSPGDRPKLRQPTTGSVSRRPVLSVRRRIINSPTSAAVEATTTQQPAEPPTTSKYNRLRSRPSAAAATTTAAAATTTFPAATSVAGGRTSSNIYLNKLKAKSGAAAAASGEAATLTPATSNISSSSSNIASNDITQKQQQHKFQPASFALRRQFQTRRLTTFAPAANGDESATDVPRTQNPLFKRRLTLISTTPPSARTTNPPNSALETTTTLYLNDDDEDQVAKSSIHTSRFNQIPEQVRPREEFELPLPAQPLKSPSSTASTTANAPLPVISQGIRRQLIPRPRRPQSTTATPLTTPTLGSSQGSTTPAGHSAPPLSRRQQSRRRPHKYIEVYSRPPAKSAVLTATASSQLAAEDGGYQVAQRRRSGSIAPAKSGQDTKVIVHGRGIIECRAQGNFPHPLNCRKFISCARFEETGGIVGWEYTCPKGLTYDGVGGMCTWSPSDQPCRD; encoded by the exons TTCCGGCGTGGAGCGGCCTGGCAAACGCTCTTCCTGCTCTGCGCTCTCGCCTATTGCATAAATG AAGCCAGCAGCGAGGGTCGCGTGGTCTGCTACTACACAAACTGGAGTGTCTATCGGCCGGGCACCGCCAAGTTCAATCCGCAGAACATCAATCCATACCTGTGTACACATTTGGTGTACGCATTCGGTGGATTCACGAAGGACAACCAGATGAAGCCCTTTGACAAGTACCAGGACATCGAGCAGG GTGGCTATGCCAAGTTCACTGGACTCAAAACGTACAACAAACAGCTGAAGACCATGATTGCCATCGGCGGTTGGAACGAGGCGAGTTCCAGATTTTCGCCCCTGGTGGCGAGCAACGAGCGCCGCCAGCAGTTCATCAAGAACATCCTGAAGTTCCTGCGCCAGAACCACTTCGATGGCATCGATCTCGACTGGGAGTATCCGGCTCATCGCGAGGGCGGCAAGTCCCGCGATCGCGACAACTATGCCCAGTTTGTCCAGGAGCTGCGGGCCGAGTTCGAAAGGGAGGCGGAGAAAACGGGACGCACCCGACTCCTGCTCACCATGGCCGTGCCCGCCGGCATCGAGTACATCGACAAGGGCTACGATGTGCCCAAGCTGAACAAGTATCTGGATTGGTTCAATGTGCTCACCTACGACTTCCACTCCTCCCACGAGCCGTCGGTCAACCACCACGCTCCGCTCTATTCGCTGGAGGAGGATTCCGAGTACAACTACGATGCCGAGCTGAATATT GACTACTCCATTAAATACTACCTGAAAGCGGGTGCCGATCGGGACAAGCTGGTCCTGGGCATTCCCACCTATGGACGATCCTACACTTTGATCAACGAGGAGAGCACCGAACTGGGGGCACCTTCCGAGGGTCCGGGAGAGCAGGGTGATGCCACGCGCGAAAAGGGATACCTGGCCTACTATGAA ATCTGTCAGACCCTCAAGGACGATCCCGAGTGGACGGTGGTGCAGCCGAATGCCAATGTGATGGGTCCCTACGCCTACAGGCGCAACCAGTGGGTGGGCTACGATGACGAGGCCATTGTGCGCAAGAAGGCCGAGTATGTGGTGGCCCAGGGACTGGGCGGCATTATGTTCTGGGCCATCGACAACGACGATTTCCGCGGCACCTGCAACGGCAAGCCCTATCCGCTCATCGAGGCGGCCAAGGAGGCCATGGTGGAGGCACTGGG ACTGGGCATCAACGAGGTGGCCAAGCCAAGTGGTCCCCAGAAACCGTCGCGATCTCGCAGTCGCGACAATGCCAGCACCAGGAATCGTCTGAATGGCAAGACCGAAGCCACGCCCAGTTCAAGGAGGCCCAGTGCCACCAGAAGGCCAGCCATAAGCTCCACCAGCACCACCCACGCACCGCCACCGAGCACCACCTTCAAGCTAACGGAGGCCGAGGGCTCTTCGCTGTATATTGGAGGCAGGGCCTCCACCACACCGCCACCGCCCACGACTCCCGATCCGGGCTCGGACTTCAAGTGCGAGGAGGAGGGCTTCTTCCAGCATCCCAGGGACTGCAAGAAATACTACTGGTGCCTGGACAGTGGACCCTCTGGCCTGGGCATTGTGGCTCACATGTTCACCTGTCCGTCGGGACTCTACTTCAATCCGGCCGCCGATTCCTGCGACTTTGCACGCAATGTGCCCTGCAAGACCAAAAA ATCCACCACAGCGGCACCGGCAGTGAGCTCCACCACACCGCTGACCACCACAGTGCGTTCGAATCGGGTGACTGCGGCGCCCACAGCTCGTCCCGTTTATCCACGAACCACCAGCAGCACTAGCACCACCAGCACTACAACCACCACCACAACAACCACCCCGTCGTCTGTTGATGAAGATTTGGAGTACGAGGAGGACACCGATGAGCTGTCGCCCAGCAAGTCGAGCGATGCCGAGGAGGATCCGCAGGTGATCAAGGAGCTGATCGATCTGATTCGCAAGGTGGGCGGTGTGGAGCAGCTGGAGAAGCATCTGCTGCGCAACAAGGATGGCTCCATTACGTTGAAGGAGAATTCCGCGAGTGGTGCGGCCACCACACCTTCTACTATTAGTAAATCTCTGTACGATCGTGTGTTGAGTCGACCTGGCACTTTGAGTTCCTTCACCCGCAATCGCTTCAAGATCAGCGAAGCCACCGAGACGAGCACGGAGGCCAGCTCTTCTTTGAGTAGCTCTTCGAGTGGCTCATCGAGTGGCTCATCGAGTGGCCAATACTCCAAATACTCCTCCGTCCTGAGGGGCAACAGCCGCCAGGGTCCACAGAACGAGGGCATTGAAAAGTTGGCCGAGTTCGATGGCTTCCTGAAGGAGCGCAAGCAATATGTGACCATCAATCGCCATCGATCGGCGAGTCAGGGCgatgaggagcaggaggaggatcagcaggaggaggaggagaacctGGCCGAGGTTCAAACAACAACCACCCGTCGTCCGCTGAGCTCAGTCACCCCCTCTTACACGAGTCTCAGACGCACCAGGCCCACCACAGTGGCACCGCCGGCAgaacaacaaccacagcagcaggaggagaaggaggcgGTGGAGCAACAGACCCAGACTCAGGTCAAATCCTATGCCACCTTGAGTCGCACGCGTGGACGCACCACTGCACCACCAGAGGTCACGGAAGCGGCGCCCAGTTCGACAACCAATCG TTACAAATACTTTGAGCGTACGCGACCCACCAAGAGTGCCAGTGCCACTGAGGATGCCAACGATGAGCCGACGGAGGACCAGGAAGAGGAGGAGTACGAGGACGAGCAAAAGGACATTGTTACGGTACAGAGCAAACAAAGCACAAACACACGTAAATATGCGAGCATCGGCCGCAGAACAACAACCaccacaacagcaacaccagaaactacaacaacaacaaccgccGGCACTGAGACTGCCAAggccagcaccaccaccaccaccaacaagaacaacaaccactacaacagcagcaataacAACTACAACAATGTGAAACTGAATAACCTAATACCAACAGAAGAGAACAACACAGCAACACCCAGCACCACCGCCCAATCCgaaaccaccaccaccactacaACTAACGAAACCACTGAACCAAATGAAAGCACCTCAACCACAACCATAACTAATAACCTGCATaccatcaccaccaccaccaccacacccacacccacaccaATTGTAGCCTCCACTgtcccaacaacaacaacaaccacctcCAATGGCATTAGCTCAGACTCTCTGCTAGCCACCGAGCTGAGCGAAGCCTCGCCCACCCTCCCTCCTTCCAATCCCGACATAGAAACAACCACACCGACAACAACCACCTCAACCACAACAACGGAATCCGAACTGGCCACTACAACCACACCGagaacaacaaccacaacagGCAACATCGAACTGAATGACGTGAACAACAACGACGTGGACGAGGACAGCGAGGTAACGAAAACCAAGACCCAATACAAGTATGCGACCACCAACCGTCGACGTataaccacaacaacaacaaccaccacCAACAACAATGCAGAAGCAGCGAACGATGCTAGTCCAACAAACGGTTTGAGTAGTTTAAATAGCATTAGAACCAACCCGGGCAGAAGGAAACCCCAATCAGAACAACAGACCACCCAAACAACAACCACCGAACCAACCATTTCTAGTCCCCGACCCTTTGGTTATCCCCGACGTCGCACACGACCCACCAGCACAGTCAGCACTAGCACAACCACAATTCCCCAAACCGATAATACcgataataataacaataccGATAATAACGATAACGAAACCGGAGCAGTTGCGCAAGTAGTGAAGAAGACACGACTATCTCCAGGGGATAGGCCCAAG CTGCGTCAACCGACGACTGGCAGCGTTTCGCGGCGACCGGTGTTGAGTGTCCGCCGGCGGATTATCAACTCACCGACGTCGGCGGCGGTTGAGGCCACCACCACGCAGCAGCCAGCAGAACCGCCAACGACCTCCAAATACAACCGACTGCGCAGCAGACcctcggcagcagcagcaactacgacagcagcagcagcaaccacaaccttcccagcagcaacatctgttGCTGGCGGCAgaaccagcagcaacatctaccTGAACAAGCTGAAAGCTAAGAGCGGAGCAGCTGCGGCAGCATCCGGCGAGGCAGCAACACTGACGCCAGCAActagcaacatcagcagcagcagcagcaacatcgccaGCAATGACATCacacaaaagcaacagcaacacaagTTCCAGCCCGCCAGCTTCGCGCTGCGCCGCCAATTTCAAACGCGTCGACTGACAACCTTCGCACCGGCGGCCAACGGCGATGAGAGTG CCACCGATGTGCCGCGAACGCAGAACCCGCTCTTCAAGCGTCGCCTCACCCTGATATCCACCACACCGCCATCCGCTCGCACCACCAACCCACCAAACTCGGCCCTGGAAACCACCACCACGCTGTATCtgaacgacgacgacgaggatcaGGTGGCCAAGTCGAGCATTCACACCAGCCGCTTCAACCAGATCCCGGAGCAAGTGCGTCCGCGCGAGGAATTCGAACTGCCATTGCCGGCGCAGCCACTGAAGAGCCCCAGCTCCACGGCCAGCACCACCGCCAATGCACCACTGCCAGTGATTAGCCAGGGAATAA GACGCCAGTTGATACCGCGCCCCCGTCGACCGCAGTCGACCACGGCCACGCCCCTGACCACGCCCACGCTGGGCTCATCCCAGGGGTCGACCACGCCGGCCGGACACTCGGCTCCACCGCTCTCCCGTCGCCAGCAGAGTCGTCGTCGTCCGCACAAGTACATCGAGGTCTACAGCCGCCCGCCGGCCAAAAGTGCCGTGCTCACGGCCACCGCGAGCAGTCAGCTGGCGGCGGAGGACGGGGGCTACCAGGTGGCCCAGAGGCGGCGCAGCGGAAGCATCGCACCGGCCAAGAGTGGCCAGGACACCAAGGTCATTGTCCACGGGCGGGGAATCATCGAGTGCCGGGCGCAGGGCAACTTTCCGCACCCGCTGAACTGCAGGAAGTTCATATCGTGCGCCAGGTTCGAGGAGACCGGCGGCATCGTCGGCTGGGAGTACACCTGTCCCAAGGGACTCACCTACGACGGCGTCGGCGGGATGTGCACCTGGTCGCCCTCGGATCAGCCCTGCCGGGACTAG